A genomic region of Bacteroides acidifaciens contains the following coding sequences:
- a CDS encoding porin family protein, with the protein MKTRKNIYFKVVALAAIAIAFAMPAKAQLSDNGYANIDWQFNAPLSNNFADKASGWGMNFEGGYFVTPNIGLGLFLNYHSNHEYVGRETFKMAGGDVTTDQQHTIFQLPFGAAARYQWNRGGSFQPYVSAKLGAEYAKVRSNFNMLEARENSWGFYASPEVGINVFPWVYGPGLHFALYYSYGTNKADVLHYSVDGLSNFGFRLGVSF; encoded by the coding sequence ATGAAAACAAGAAAAAATATATACTTCAAGGTGGTAGCCTTGGCGGCTATTGCCATCGCCTTCGCCATGCCGGCTAAGGCACAGTTATCAGACAATGGATATGCCAATATCGACTGGCAGTTCAATGCCCCGCTAAGCAATAATTTTGCTGACAAGGCAAGTGGCTGGGGTATGAACTTCGAAGGTGGTTATTTCGTGACTCCGAACATCGGTTTGGGACTTTTCCTTAACTACCACAGCAACCACGAATATGTAGGCCGTGAAACGTTCAAAATGGCAGGCGGTGATGTGACTACCGACCAGCAACATACTATTTTCCAGTTGCCTTTCGGTGCTGCTGCACGTTACCAGTGGAACCGCGGCGGTTCTTTCCAACCTTATGTCAGCGCTAAACTAGGTGCTGAATATGCGAAAGTACGCTCTAACTTCAATATGCTTGAAGCAAGAGAAAACAGTTGGGGCTTCTATGCTTCTCCTGAAGTAGGTATCAACGTATTCCCTTGGGTGTACGGTCCGGGCTTGCACTTTGCTTTGTACTACAGCTATGGTACCAACAAGGCTGATGTACTGCATTACAGTGTAGACGGATTGAGCAACTTCGGCTTCCGCCTGGGTGTATCGTTCTAG
- a CDS encoding glycoside hydrolase family 3 N-terminal domain-containing protein, translating into MKIIPSILAILFLLSAGQVTSSAQNVITPTVEPLLVSKALQDEDCRHWVDSVMNKLSFKEKVGQLFIYTIAPIDTKRNLELLREAVDTYKVGGLLFSGGKMQTQVDLTNRAQKLAKVPVMITFDGEWGLAMRLRGTPVFPRNMVLGCIRDNQLIYEYGREVARQCRQIGVQVNFAPVADVNINPKNPVINTRSFGEDPIQVADKVIAYAYGLEGGGVLSVCKHFPGHGDTDVDSHKALPVLPFTRERLDSVELYPFKRAIRAGLGGMMVGHLQVPVIEPIGGVPSSLSRNVVSGLLTDELAFKGLIFTDALAMKGVVGSGNVSLQALKAGNDMVLAPRNLKDEVPAVLEAVEKGELSKEDIENKCRKVLTYKYVLGLKKKPFIQLSGLEQRVNSPQARDLVRRLNQAAITVLNNKNHILPLHADKAQTIALLEVGKPGETEALAKQMSRYVSLARFRLRPNQTEEENRRLRDSLATYKRIIIAVSEQRLAPYQPFFAKFAPESPAIYLFFTPGKMMLQIHRSVSHASAVVLGHSHNSDVQRQTADILFAKATADGRLSASLGGLFPTGAGVTITPKTPSHFVPEEYGLSSALLKKIDTIALDGIQQGAYPGCQVVVLKNGHVMVDKAFGTYAGKGSPRVESTDIYDLASLSKTTGTLLALMKLYDKGRFSLTDKISDYLPFLQRTDKKDITIQEILYHQSGLPSWLPFYQEVIDKDSYDGRLFSVRKDAQHPVRIGATTWANPKFKFKSEYISPVKKGDYTIQICDNLWLNRSFRKVIEEKIVEAPLKQKRYIYSDIGFILLGMLVEQLAGMPMEAYLQREFYGPMGLERTGYLPLRRFSKSEIVPSNKDRFLRKETLQGFVHDEASSFFGGLAGNAGLFSTAREVAHVYQMLLNGGEIDGQRYLSKETCQLFTTGVSKISRRGLGFDKPDMEDPKKGNCASVVPAGTYGHTGFTGTCAWVDPVNELVYVFLSNRIYPDVTNRKLNQLHIREQIQEAIYGAMKKK; encoded by the coding sequence GTAGACTCGGTGATGAACAAACTCTCCTTTAAAGAAAAGGTGGGACAGTTATTTATCTATACCATTGCGCCGATAGATACCAAACGGAACCTGGAGCTGCTGCGCGAAGCCGTCGATACCTATAAGGTGGGCGGACTTCTCTTCTCTGGTGGGAAGATGCAAACCCAGGTTGACTTGACAAACCGGGCACAAAAACTGGCGAAAGTACCTGTTATGATTACCTTCGACGGAGAATGGGGGTTGGCGATGCGTTTGCGTGGAACACCTGTTTTCCCGAGAAATATGGTATTGGGATGTATCCGTGACAATCAACTGATTTACGAATACGGGCGTGAAGTGGCCCGTCAATGCCGGCAGATTGGGGTACAGGTAAACTTTGCTCCGGTAGCGGATGTGAATATCAATCCCAAGAATCCGGTCATCAATACCCGTTCCTTCGGAGAAGACCCGATACAGGTAGCAGATAAGGTAATTGCTTACGCTTATGGTCTGGAAGGTGGGGGAGTATTGTCCGTATGTAAGCATTTTCCCGGTCATGGCGATACTGATGTCGATTCACATAAAGCACTTCCGGTGCTTCCTTTCACTCGCGAGCGTTTGGACAGCGTAGAGCTTTATCCCTTTAAAAGAGCGATTCGTGCAGGACTGGGCGGTATGATGGTGGGGCATCTGCAAGTGCCTGTTATCGAGCCGATAGGCGGAGTCCCTTCTTCCTTGTCACGTAATGTCGTGTCCGGTTTGCTGACGGACGAGTTAGCTTTCAAAGGATTGATATTCACCGACGCACTTGCCATGAAAGGAGTGGTAGGCAGCGGTAATGTCAGCTTACAAGCATTGAAAGCGGGCAATGATATGGTACTGGCTCCTCGCAACCTAAAAGACGAAGTTCCTGCCGTGCTCGAAGCCGTTGAAAAAGGAGAACTAAGCAAAGAGGATATTGAAAATAAATGCCGTAAAGTTCTGACTTATAAATATGTATTAGGACTCAAGAAAAAGCCGTTTATACAACTGTCCGGTTTGGAACAGCGTGTCAACAGTCCTCAGGCACGTGATTTGGTTCGTCGGTTGAACCAGGCGGCAATTACTGTCCTGAACAATAAGAATCATATCCTGCCGCTTCATGCCGACAAAGCGCAGACAATTGCTCTGCTCGAAGTCGGAAAACCGGGAGAAACGGAAGCGTTAGCCAAACAAATGTCCCGCTATGTATCATTGGCGCGTTTTCGTCTCCGTCCCAATCAGACCGAAGAAGAGAATCGGCGGTTGCGTGATTCGTTGGCTACTTATAAACGAATAATTATAGCCGTCAGCGAACAACGCCTGGCTCCTTATCAGCCGTTCTTTGCAAAGTTCGCTCCCGAAAGTCCGGCTATTTACCTGTTCTTCACTCCCGGTAAAATGATGTTGCAGATTCACCGTTCGGTGTCTCACGCTTCGGCAGTGGTATTGGGACATAGTCACAACAGCGACGTACAGCGTCAGACGGCGGATATATTGTTTGCCAAAGCCACTGCCGACGGACGATTATCGGCAAGTTTGGGCGGATTGTTCCCGACAGGTGCGGGAGTGACTATCACGCCAAAAACTCCTTCACATTTCGTCCCCGAAGAATATGGTCTTTCGTCTGCCCTTCTCAAAAAGATTGACACTATTGCGTTAGACGGTATTCAGCAGGGCGCCTATCCCGGTTGTCAGGTGGTCGTCTTGAAAAACGGGCATGTCATGGTTGATAAGGCTTTCGGCACTTATGCGGGAAAAGGCAGTCCCCGTGTCGAATCGACGGACATCTACGACTTGGCCTCCCTTTCCAAAACAACGGGGACGCTGCTTGCGCTTATGAAACTCTACGATAAGGGACGTTTTAGCCTGACCGATAAGATATCCGATTATTTGCCGTTCCTGCAACGTACTGATAAGAAAGATATAACGATTCAAGAAATACTGTACCACCAGTCTGGGCTGCCGTCCTGGCTTCCTTTCTATCAAGAAGTCATTGATAAGGACAGTTACGACGGAAGATTGTTCAGCGTACGCAAAGATGCGCAGCATCCGGTGCGGATTGGAGCGACTACCTGGGCGAATCCGAAATTCAAGTTTAAAAGTGAATACATCTCTCCTGTCAAAAAGGGTGACTATACAATTCAGATTTGCGACAACCTGTGGTTGAACCGTTCTTTCCGGAAAGTGATAGAAGAGAAAATAGTGGAAGCTCCGTTGAAACAGAAACGTTACATATATAGCGATATAGGATTTATTCTGTTGGGAATGTTGGTAGAGCAGTTGGCAGGTATGCCTATGGAAGCCTATTTGCAACGTGAGTTTTACGGACCGATGGGGCTGGAACGTACCGGTTACCTGCCATTGCGGCGTTTCTCTAAATCGGAAATCGTTCCTTCCAACAAGGACCGTTTCTTGCGGAAAGAAACCTTGCAAGGATTCGTACATGATGAGGCTTCCTCTTTCTTCGGCGGGCTGGCAGGCAATGCCGGACTTTTCTCTACCGCCCGTGAAGTGGCGCATGTCTATCAGATGTTGCTGAATGGGGGAGAGATAGACGGACAACGTTATTTGAGCAAAGAAACCTGCCAGTTATTTACGACAGGAGTGTCGAAGATAAGCCGTCGCGGTCTAGGATTTGATAAGCCGGATATGGAAGACCCGAAGAAAGGAAACTGTGCGTCCGTCGTGCCTGCCGGAACCTACGGTCATACCGGATTTACTGGTACGTGCGCATGGGTAGACCCTGTGAACGAATTGGTTTATGTCTTTTTGAGTAACCGCATCTATCCCGATGTCACCAACCGCAAACTCAATCAACTGCATATTCGCGAACAGATACAGGAAGCGATTTATGGCGCAATGAAGAAAAAGTAA